One genomic segment of Pongo pygmaeus isolate AG05252 chromosome 19, NHGRI_mPonPyg2-v2.0_pri, whole genome shotgun sequence includes these proteins:
- the RNFT1 gene encoding E3 ubiquitin-protein ligase RNFT1 isoform X2: MPLFLLSLRTPPSASGHERRQRPEAKTSGSEKKYLRAMQANRSQLHSPPGTGSSEDASAPQCVHTRLTEGSCLHSGDVHIQINSIPKECAENASSRNIRSGVHSCAHGCVHSRLRGHSHSEARLPDDTAAESGDHGSSSFSEFRYLFKWLQKSLPYILILSVKLVMQHITGISLGIGLLTTFMYANKSIVNQVFLRERSSKIQCAWLLVFLAGSSVLLYYTFHSQSLYYSLIFLNPTLDHLSFWEVLWIVGITDFILKFFFMGLKCLILLVPSFIMPFKSKGYWYMLLEELCQYYRTFVPIPVWFRYLISYGEFGNVTRWSLGILLALLYLILKLLEFFGHLRTFRQVLRIFFTQPVFKCLVPGRFEKYSITYVI, translated from the exons ATGCCGCTGTTCTTGCTGTCGCTCCGGACACCTCCGTCCGCTTCTGGTCATGAGAG gAGACAGAGGCCTGAAGCAAAGACATCTGGgtcagaaaaaaagtatttaaggGCCATGCAAGCCAATCGTAGCCAACTGCACAGTCCTCCAGGAACTGGAAGCAGTGAGGATGCCTCAGCCCCTCAGTGTGTCCACACAAGATTGACAGAAGGTTCTTGTCTTCATTCTGGAGATGTTCATATCCAGATAAACTCCATACCTAAAGAATGTGCAGAAAATGCAAGCTCCAGAAATATAAGGTCAGGTGTCCATAGCTGTGCCCATGGATGTGTACACAGTCGCTTACGGGGTCACTCCCACAGTGAAGCAAGGCTGCCTGATGATACTGCCGCAGAATCTGGAGATCACGGTAGTAGCTCCTTCTCAGAATTCCGCTATCTCTTCAAGTGGCTGCAAAAAAGTCTTCCATATATTTTGATTCTGAGTGTCAAACTTGTTATGCAGCATATAACAG GAATTTCTCTTGGAATTGGGCTGCTAACAACTTTTATGTATGCAAACAAAAGCATTGTAAATCAGGTTTTTCTAAGA GAAAGGTCCTCAAAGATTCAGTGTGCTTGGTTACTGGTATTCTTAGCAGGatcttctgttcttttatattacaCCTTTCATTCTCAGTCACTTTATTACAG cttaatttttttaaatcctacttTGGACCATTTGAGCTTCTGGGAAGTACTTTGGATTGTTGGAATTACAGACTTCATTCTGAAATTCTTTTTCATGGGCTTAAAATGCCTTATTTTATTGGTGCCTTCTTTCATCATGCCTTTTAAATCTAAG gGTTACTGGTATATGCTTTTAGAAGAATTGTGTCAATACTACCGAACTTTTGTTCCCATACCAGTTTGGTTTCGCTACCTTATAAGCTATGGGGAGTTTGGTAACGTAACTAGATGGAGTCTTGGGATACTGCTGGCTTTACTCTACCTCATATTAAAA ctTTTGGAATTTTTTGGGCATCTAAGAACTTTCAGACAGGTTTTACGAATATTTTTTACACAACCA GTTTTCAAATGCCTGGTTCCAGGGAGATTTGAGAAGTACAGCATCACTTATGTAAtttga
- the RNFT1 gene encoding E3 ubiquitin-protein ligase RNFT1 isoform X1 has product MPLFLLSLRTPPSASGHERRQRPEAKTSGSEKKYLRAMQANRSQLHSPPGTGSSEDASAPQCVHTRLTEGSCLHSGDVHIQINSIPKECAENASSRNIRSGVHSCAHGCVHSRLRGHSHSEARLPDDTAAESGDHGSSSFSEFRYLFKWLQKSLPYILILSVKLVMQHITGISLGIGLLTTFMYANKSIVNQVFLRERSSKIQCAWLLVFLAGSSVLLYYTFHSQSLYYSLIFLNPTLDHLSFWEVLWIVGITDFILKFFFMGLKCLILLVPSFIMPFKSKGYWYMLLEELCQYYRTFVPIPVWFRYLISYGEFGNVTRWSLGILLALLYLILKLLEFFGHLRTFRQVLRIFFTQPSYGVAASKRQCSDVDDICSICQAEFQKPILLICQHIFCEECITLWFNREKTCPLCRTVISDHINKWKDGATSSHLQIY; this is encoded by the exons ATGCCGCTGTTCTTGCTGTCGCTCCGGACACCTCCGTCCGCTTCTGGTCATGAGAG gAGACAGAGGCCTGAAGCAAAGACATCTGGgtcagaaaaaaagtatttaaggGCCATGCAAGCCAATCGTAGCCAACTGCACAGTCCTCCAGGAACTGGAAGCAGTGAGGATGCCTCAGCCCCTCAGTGTGTCCACACAAGATTGACAGAAGGTTCTTGTCTTCATTCTGGAGATGTTCATATCCAGATAAACTCCATACCTAAAGAATGTGCAGAAAATGCAAGCTCCAGAAATATAAGGTCAGGTGTCCATAGCTGTGCCCATGGATGTGTACACAGTCGCTTACGGGGTCACTCCCACAGTGAAGCAAGGCTGCCTGATGATACTGCCGCAGAATCTGGAGATCACGGTAGTAGCTCCTTCTCAGAATTCCGCTATCTCTTCAAGTGGCTGCAAAAAAGTCTTCCATATATTTTGATTCTGAGTGTCAAACTTGTTATGCAGCATATAACAG GAATTTCTCTTGGAATTGGGCTGCTAACAACTTTTATGTATGCAAACAAAAGCATTGTAAATCAGGTTTTTCTAAGA GAAAGGTCCTCAAAGATTCAGTGTGCTTGGTTACTGGTATTCTTAGCAGGatcttctgttcttttatattacaCCTTTCATTCTCAGTCACTTTATTACAG cttaatttttttaaatcctacttTGGACCATTTGAGCTTCTGGGAAGTACTTTGGATTGTTGGAATTACAGACTTCATTCTGAAATTCTTTTTCATGGGCTTAAAATGCCTTATTTTATTGGTGCCTTCTTTCATCATGCCTTTTAAATCTAAG gGTTACTGGTATATGCTTTTAGAAGAATTGTGTCAATACTACCGAACTTTTGTTCCCATACCAGTTTGGTTTCGCTACCTTATAAGCTATGGGGAGTTTGGTAACGTAACTAGATGGAGTCTTGGGATACTGCTGGCTTTACTCTACCTCATATTAAAA ctTTTGGAATTTTTTGGGCATCTAAGAACTTTCAGACAGGTTTTACGAATATTTTTTACACAACCA AGTTATGGAGTAGCTGCCAGCAAGAGACAGTGTTCAGATGTGGATGATATTTGTTCAATATGTCAAGCTGAATTTCAGAAGCCAATTCTTCTCATCTGTCag CATAtattttgtgaagagtgcattacCTTATGGTTTAACAGAGAAAAAACATGTCCACTCTGCAGAACTGTGATTTCAGAccatataaacaaatggaaagatggaGCCACTTCATCACACcttcaaatatattaa